A stretch of the Bacillus sp. BGMRC 2118 genome encodes the following:
- the prfA gene encoding peptide chain release factor 1: MLDRLQAVEDRYERLNELLSDPDIVNDPKKLREYSKEQSDIQDTVMAYREYKSAREQLADAKEMLEEKLDAEMREMVKLEVKELEDQITDLEEQLRVLLLPKDPNDDKNVIVEIRGAAGGDEAALFAGDLYRMYSRFAEAQGWKTEVIEASSTGVGGYKEIIFMINGKGAYSKLKFENGAHRVQRVPETESGGRIHTSTATVAALPEAEEVEVEIHDKDVRVDTFASSGAGGQSVNTTMSAVRLTHIPTNTVVSCQDEKSQIKNKEKAMKVLRARVYDKIQREIQSELDATRKSAVGTGDRSERIRTYNFPQNRVTDHRIGLTIQKLDQILQGKLDEVINALIMEDQASRMEQAE; this comes from the coding sequence GTGCTAGATCGTTTGCAGGCGGTAGAAGATCGTTATGAACGTTTGAATGAGCTTTTGAGTGATCCGGATATTGTGAATGATCCGAAGAAGCTTCGTGAATATTCAAAGGAACAATCGGATATACAGGATACGGTAATGGCTTACCGTGAATATAAGAGTGCTCGTGAGCAATTAGCGGATGCTAAGGAAATGCTTGAGGAAAAGCTGGACGCTGAGATGCGTGAGATGGTGAAGCTTGAGGTAAAAGAGCTTGAGGACCAAATTACGGATCTTGAAGAGCAATTACGAGTGTTATTATTACCGAAAGACCCGAATGATGATAAGAACGTTATCGTTGAGATTCGTGGAGCTGCGGGTGGAGATGAAGCTGCGCTATTTGCAGGGGACCTTTATCGTATGTATTCCCGATTTGCTGAGGCTCAGGGCTGGAAGACTGAAGTGATTGAAGCTTCATCTACTGGTGTAGGTGGCTACAAGGAAATTATTTTTATGATTAACGGTAAAGGTGCCTATTCAAAACTTAAATTTGAAAATGGTGCACACCGTGTTCAACGTGTTCCGGAAACAGAATCAGGTGGACGTATTCATACATCAACGGCTACAGTTGCTGCTCTTCCAGAAGCAGAAGAGGTAGAAGTGGAAATTCATGATAAGGACGTCCGTGTAGATACGTTTGCATCAAGTGGAGCTGGTGGACAATCGGTAAATACAACGATGTCTGCTGTACGTCTTACTCATATTCCGACTAATACGGTAGTATCGTGTCAGGATGAAAAGTCTCAAATTAAGAATAAAGAAAAAGCAATGAAGGTATTACGTGCGCGTGTATACGATAAAATCCAACGAGAAATTCAGTCTGAACTGGATGCTACTCGTAAATCAGCGGTGGGTACAGGTGACCGCTCTGAACGTATCCGTACGTACAACTTCCCGCAAAATCGTGTAACCGATCACCGTATCGGATTAACGATTCAAAAGCTTGATCAAATCCTACAAGGAAAGCTGGATGAAGTGATTAACGCATTAATCATGGAAGACCAGGCATCCCGTATGGAGCAGGCTGAGTAA
- a CDS encoding transposase has product MPRNKRLWNPEMFYHVVSRGNRRDALYLDDRDFRVFLSILSKTMLNHPFELASYCLMTNHYHLQLKTTTTSLSTLMAIINKRYASYYNNRYRLTGHVFESRFFSDPIPNTFGMLEVSRYIHLNPVRAKVVEQPEDYPYSSFRYLGGKEKYPPYFLSPSVLLAIFTGTEVEKREKYKTYFEIKTEVVREKYMLHEMNH; this is encoded by the coding sequence ATGCCGCGAAACAAGCGTTTATGGAATCCGGAAATGTTTTACCATGTTGTATCTAGAGGAAACCGAAGAGATGCATTGTATTTAGATGATCGGGACTTTCGTGTATTTCTTTCTATACTGAGTAAGACAATGTTAAACCACCCATTTGAACTAGCCTCTTATTGTTTAATGACGAATCATTATCATCTTCAGCTTAAGACAACCACTACATCTTTATCCACACTAATGGCAATTATCAATAAACGGTACGCAAGCTACTATAACAACCGTTATCGTTTAACAGGTCATGTGTTTGAAAGCCGATTCTTCAGTGATCCTATCCCGAATACATTTGGTATGTTAGAGGTAAGCAGATATATCCATCTAAACCCTGTCAGGGCAAAAGTTGTTGAACAGCCAGAAGATTACCCGTACAGCAGTTTTCGTTACCTCGGTGGAAAGGAAAAATACCCACCTTACTTCCTTAGTCCCTCAGTATTACTCGCTATATTTACAGGAACAGAAGTGGAAAAAAGAGAAAAATATAAAACGTATTTTGAAATCAAAACAGAAGTAGTAAGGGAAAAGTACATGCTGCACGAGATGAATCACTAA
- a CDS encoding thymidine kinase, with product MYEMRKSGWVEVICGSMFSGKSEELIRRVKRTQYAKQHVQVYKPAIDNRYSEENVVSHNGTSVIARPVSSSHDIVKLVTADVDVVAIDEVQFFDEDILEVVEILANRGHRVIVAGLDQDFKGEPFGPVPRLMAIAEHVTKLQAVCQSCGSPASRTQRLINGNPASYDDPIILVGASESYEPRCRHCHEVKNKPMSLSLKQETY from the coding sequence ATGTACGAAATGAGAAAAAGCGGTTGGGTTGAAGTGATTTGTGGAAGTATGTTCTCAGGTAAATCTGAAGAACTCATTAGACGAGTGAAAAGAACACAATATGCAAAACAACATGTCCAAGTATATAAACCAGCAATTGATAATCGTTATAGTGAAGAAAATGTAGTCTCGCATAATGGTACTTCTGTAATTGCAAGACCTGTATCCTCTTCTCATGATATTGTGAAGCTAGTGACAGCAGATGTTGATGTAGTCGCAATCGACGAGGTTCAGTTTTTCGATGAGGATATTTTAGAGGTTGTCGAAATTCTGGCTAATCGTGGGCATCGTGTGATTGTTGCCGGACTAGACCAAGATTTTAAAGGGGAGCCGTTTGGTCCAGTACCGAGGCTTATGGCAATAGCAGAGCATGTGACGAAATTGCAGGCTGTATGTCAATCATGCGGTTCACCAGCTAGCCGTACACAGCGTTTAATCAACGGGAACCCTGCTTCATATGATGATCCAATCATTTTAGTTGGTGCATCGGAATCGTATGAGCCGCGTTGTAGACATTGTCATGAAGTAAAGAACAAGCCAATGAGCTTATCATTAAAACAAGAAACATACTAA
- the rpmE gene encoding 50S ribosomal protein L31 yields the protein MKQGIHPNYKKIMVKCACGNEFESGSVMEEVKIEVCNECHPFYTGRQKFATADGRVDRFNKKYGLK from the coding sequence ATGAAACAAGGAATTCACCCAAACTATAAAAAGATTATGGTTAAGTGTGCATGTGGTAACGAATTCGAAAGCGGATCTGTAATGGAAGAAGTTAAAATCGAGGTTTGTAACGAATGTCACCCATTCTATACTGGACGTCAAAAGTTTGCTACTGCTGATGGACGTGTAGATCGATTCAACAAGAAATACGGTCTTAAGTAA
- the rho gene encoding transcription termination factor Rho: protein MSNSLTLSHLEEMKLKDLYELARNFKISYYSKLTKKELIFSILKAQAEKDGFMFMEGVLEIIQSEGFGFLRPINYSPSSEDIYISASQIRRFDLRNGDKVSGKVRPPKENERYYGLLHVEAVNGEDPETAKERVHFPALTPLYPDRQIVLETSPTSLSTRIMDLIAPVGFGQRGLIVAPPKAGKTMLLKEIANSITTNHPEAELIVLLVDERPEEVTDIERSVAGDVVSSTFDEVPENHIKVAELVLERAMRLVEHKKDVIILMDSITRLARAYNLVIPPSGRTLSGGIDPAAFHRPKRFFGAARNIEEGGSLTILATALVETGSRMDDVIYEEFKGTGNMELHLDRSLAEKRIFPAIDIRRSGTRKEELLVPKDHLEKLWLIRRGLSDAPDFTERFMKRMRATKTNDEFFELMNEDKKGTSSRS, encoded by the coding sequence ATGAGTAATAGTCTTACTCTTTCACATTTAGAAGAAATGAAGCTAAAGGATTTATATGAGCTTGCAAGAAACTTTAAAATCTCATACTACAGTAAATTAACAAAAAAGGAATTAATCTTTTCCATTCTAAAAGCCCAAGCTGAAAAAGACGGCTTTATGTTTATGGAAGGTGTATTAGAAATTATTCAATCGGAGGGCTTTGGATTTCTACGTCCAATTAATTATTCACCAAGCTCTGAAGATATTTATATTTCAGCATCTCAAATTAGACGTTTTGATCTTCGAAATGGGGACAAAGTATCCGGGAAGGTAAGGCCGCCAAAGGAAAATGAACGTTACTATGGTTTGCTTCATGTAGAGGCGGTAAATGGCGAGGATCCTGAAACAGCAAAGGAACGAGTTCACTTCCCTGCACTTACACCGCTATATCCTGATCGTCAAATTGTCCTTGAGACAAGCCCTACTTCTTTATCAACAAGAATTATGGATTTGATCGCACCAGTAGGATTCGGACAACGTGGATTAATTGTTGCACCTCCAAAGGCAGGAAAGACGATGCTGTTAAAGGAAATTGCTAACAGCATTACAACGAATCATCCAGAAGCAGAACTCATTGTCCTGCTAGTTGATGAACGTCCTGAGGAAGTAACCGATATCGAGCGATCGGTTGCCGGAGATGTGGTTAGCTCAACGTTTGATGAAGTACCTGAAAACCATATTAAAGTGGCGGAGCTAGTACTAGAACGTGCGATGCGTTTAGTTGAACATAAGAAAGATGTCATTATATTAATGGATAGTATCACTCGTTTAGCGAGAGCATACAATCTCGTAATTCCTCCAAGTGGACGTACGTTATCAGGTGGTATTGATCCTGCAGCGTTCCACCGTCCAAAACGATTCTTCGGTGCGGCACGTAACATTGAAGAAGGCGGAAGCTTAACAATCTTAGCAACAGCACTTGTGGAGACTGGTTCACGTATGGATGATGTCATTTATGAGGAATTTAAAGGAACAGGGAATATGGAACTGCATTTGGATCGTTCTCTTGCAGAAAAGAGAATTTTCCCGGCTATCGATATTCGCCGCTCTGGTACGAGAAAAGAAGAACTACTTGTTCCAAAAGATCATTTAGAGAAACTATGGTTAATTCGCCGTGGGTTATCCGATGCGCCTGATTTCACAGAGCGCTTCATGAAGCGAATGCGTGCAACGAAAACAAATGATGAGTTCTTTGAACTAATGAATGAAGATAAAAAAGGTACATCATCTAGATCGTAA
- the glpX gene encoding class II fructose-bisphosphatase codes for MERSLSMELVRVTEAAALASARWMGRGLKNEADDAATSAMRDVFDTIPMKGTVVIGEGEMDEAPMLYIGEKLGTGYGPRVDVAVDPLEGTNIVATGGWNALAVLAVADHGNLLHAPDMYMDKIAVGPEAVGKIDINASVYDNLMAVAKAKNKNIEDVVATILNRPRHEKIINEIREAGARIKLITDGDVAGAINTAFDHTGVDILFGSGGAPEGVIAAVALKCLGGEIQGKLLPQTEEELIRCKKMGIEDVNRVLRMEDLVKGDDAIFAATGVTDGELLRGVQFTGTSGTTQSLVMRAKSGTVRFIDGRHSLNKKPNLVIKP; via the coding sequence ATGGAACGTAGTTTATCAATGGAACTTGTCCGAGTAACTGAAGCGGCAGCATTAGCATCAGCAAGGTGGATGGGAAGAGGATTAAAAAATGAAGCAGATGATGCAGCAACCTCTGCTATGCGTGATGTGTTTGATACAATACCGATGAAGGGAACAGTTGTCATTGGTGAAGGTGAAATGGATGAAGCGCCAATGCTTTATATCGGTGAGAAGCTGGGTACAGGTTATGGTCCCCGTGTTGACGTTGCTGTCGATCCGTTAGAAGGGACGAATATTGTCGCTACTGGTGGCTGGAATGCGTTAGCTGTATTGGCAGTTGCAGACCATGGTAATCTTCTACACGCGCCGGACATGTACATGGATAAAATTGCGGTAGGTCCAGAGGCTGTTGGGAAAATTGATATTAATGCTTCAGTTTATGATAACTTAATGGCCGTAGCCAAAGCGAAAAATAAAAACATTGAAGACGTAGTGGCCACGATTTTAAATCGCCCACGTCACGAAAAGATTATTAATGAAATTAGGGAAGCTGGAGCTCGTATAAAATTAATTACAGATGGTGATGTGGCAGGTGCCATTAATACAGCATTTGATCATACAGGAGTAGACATTTTATTCGGTTCAGGCGGTGCACCTGAGGGTGTCATTGCAGCAGTTGCTTTGAAATGTCTAGGTGGAGAAATCCAAGGAAAGCTTCTGCCGCAAACAGAAGAAGAACTAATTCGTTGTAAGAAGATGGGGATTGAAGATGTAAACCGTGTTCTTCGTATGGAGGATTTAGTAAAGGGTGACGATGCGATTTTTGCGGCAACAGGGGTAACAGATGGTGAATTACTGCGAGGTGTTCAATTTACAGGAACAAGTGGGACAACGCAATCGTTAGTTATGCGTGCAAAGTCAGGGACAGTTCGCTTTATTGATGGCCGTCACAGCTTAAACAAGAAGCCAAATCTTGTGATTAAGCCTTAA
- a CDS encoding UDP-N-acetylglucosamine 1-carboxyvinyltransferase produces the protein MEKLKIEGGNKLRGTVRVSGAKNSAVALIPATILADSPVIIDGLPNISDVQILSDLLQEIGGTVSLNENEIIVDPSRMISMPLPNGKVKKLRASYYLMGAMLGRFKKAVIGLPGGCHLGPRPIDQHIKGFEALGAEVTNEQGAIYLRADELKGARIYLDVVSVGATINIMLAAVRAKGRTIIENAAKEPEIIDVATLLTSMGAKIKGAGTDVIRIDGVDSLHGCRHSIIPDRIEAGTYLILGAAMGEEVLIDNVIPLHLESLIAKLREMGISIESKDDQILVRGTDHLKPVDIKTLVYPGFPTDLQQPLTSLLTKANGSSIVTDTIYGARFKHIDELRRMNATIKVEGRSAIINGPSKLQGAKVRASDLRAGAALVVAGLMAEGITEVTGLEHIDRGYENLVDKLNGLGAVIWRESMSEQEIEQLQNS, from the coding sequence ATGGAAAAGCTTAAAATTGAAGGTGGCAATAAATTAAGAGGAACAGTTCGTGTTAGCGGAGCAAAAAATAGTGCGGTTGCATTAATTCCTGCAACCATACTGGCTGATTCTCCCGTAATTATAGATGGTTTACCGAATATTTCAGATGTGCAAATTTTATCAGATTTATTACAAGAAATCGGTGGAACAGTTTCATTAAATGAAAATGAAATTATTGTAGACCCATCAAGAATGATCTCCATGCCTTTACCAAATGGAAAGGTAAAAAAGCTTCGTGCATCCTATTATTTGATGGGAGCGATGCTTGGTCGCTTTAAGAAAGCAGTGATTGGATTACCTGGTGGATGTCACTTAGGGCCTCGTCCGATTGACCAGCATATTAAAGGATTCGAAGCATTGGGAGCAGAAGTGACAAATGAGCAAGGTGCTATTTATTTACGTGCAGATGAATTAAAGGGTGCTAGAATTTATTTAGACGTTGTGTCTGTAGGTGCAACGATTAACATTATGCTTGCAGCGGTACGTGCTAAAGGGCGTACAATCATTGAGAATGCAGCAAAGGAACCGGAAATTATTGATGTTGCCACACTTTTAACGAGCATGGGTGCAAAAATTAAAGGTGCAGGAACGGATGTCATCCGTATCGATGGTGTAGATTCCTTACATGGCTGCAGACACTCTATTATTCCAGACCGTATCGAAGCGGGCACTTATTTAATTCTTGGAGCGGCAATGGGTGAAGAAGTGTTAATTGATAATGTCATACCATTACACTTAGAGTCTTTAATTGCGAAACTACGTGAAATGGGTATCTCAATAGAGTCAAAGGATGATCAAATCTTAGTACGAGGGACTGATCATTTAAAGCCTGTTGATATTAAGACTCTCGTCTATCCCGGTTTCCCGACTGACTTACAGCAACCGTTAACTTCCCTTTTAACAAAAGCAAATGGGTCTAGTATTGTAACGGACACAATCTATGGTGCACGCTTTAAACATATTGATGAGCTTCGTAGAATGAATGCCACCATTAAGGTAGAAGGACGTTCAGCCATTATTAATGGTCCATCAAAATTACAAGGTGCAAAGGTTCGAGCTAGTGACCTCAGAGCAGGTGCTGCATTAGTTGTTGCAGGATTAATGGCAGAAGGAATTACAGAAGTAACAGGTCTTGAACACATTGACCGAGGCTATGAAAACCTTGTTGATAAGCTAAATGGATTAGGAGCTGTTATATGGCGCGAAAGCATGTCTGAGCAAGAAATCGAACAGCTGCAAAATTCATAA
- the fsa gene encoding fructose-6-phosphate aldolase, protein MKFFIDTANIDEIREANALGVLAGVTTNPSLVAKEKGVSFEDRLREITAEVSGSVSAEVISLKADEMIEEGKKLAAIAPNITVKVPMTPDGLKAVKVFTELGIKTNVTLIFSANQALLAARAGATYVSPFLGRLDDIGHDGLELISKIAEIFLVHGIQSEIIAASIRHPQHITESALRGAHIATIPFKVIMQIFHHPLTDKGIEQFLADWENR, encoded by the coding sequence ATGAAATTTTTTATTGATACAGCCAATATTGATGAAATCAGAGAAGCAAATGCTTTAGGAGTTTTAGCGGGTGTCACAACAAACCCTTCATTAGTAGCAAAGGAAAAGGGTGTTTCATTTGAAGATCGCCTAAGAGAAATCACTGCTGAAGTTTCGGGTTCGGTTAGTGCAGAAGTAATCAGCCTGAAAGCAGATGAAATGATTGAAGAAGGAAAGAAATTAGCAGCAATTGCACCGAACATTACGGTAAAAGTGCCAATGACTCCAGACGGATTAAAGGCAGTAAAAGTCTTCACAGAATTAGGGATTAAGACAAACGTAACGCTGATTTTTTCTGCAAACCAAGCGCTTCTTGCAGCAAGAGCGGGTGCGACGTATGTATCACCATTTTTAGGTAGACTTGATGATATCGGTCATGATGGATTAGAATTAATCTCAAAAATTGCAGAAATCTTCCTTGTTCATGGGATTCAGTCTGAGATTATTGCAGCATCTATTCGTCATCCACAACATATTACAGAATCAGCACTTCGTGGCGCACACATTGCAACCATACCATTTAAAGTCATCATGCAAATTTTCCACCACCCACTGACAGATAAGGGAATTGAACAATTCCTTGCAGATTGGGAGAATCGTTAA
- a CDS encoding fructose-bisphosphate aldolase, whose protein sequence is MPLVSMKEMLIKAKEEGYAVGQFNLNNLEFTQAILLAAQEENSPVILGVSEGAARYMGGFKTVVAMVKALLEDYNITVPVAIHLDHGSSFESCAKAIHAGFTSVMIDASHHPFEENIETTTKVVELAHFHGVSVEAELGVVGGQEDDVVADGVIYADPKECEELVTRTGIDCLAPALGSVHGPYKGEPNLGFKEMEEIGKATGVPLVLHGGTGIPTKDIQKAISFGTAKINVNTENQIASAAKVREVLAAKPNEYDPRKYLGPARDTIKETVQGKMREFGSSNRA, encoded by the coding sequence ATGCCTTTAGTTTCAATGAAAGAAATGCTTATTAAAGCAAAAGAAGAAGGTTATGCTGTAGGTCAGTTTAACTTAAACAATTTAGAGTTTACTCAAGCAATTTTACTTGCGGCTCAAGAAGAAAATTCTCCAGTTATTTTAGGAGTATCAGAAGGTGCTGCTCGTTATATGGGTGGTTTTAAGACTGTTGTAGCAATGGTTAAGGCGTTGCTTGAAGACTATAACATTACAGTGCCTGTAGCTATTCATTTAGATCATGGTTCAAGCTTTGAATCTTGTGCAAAAGCCATTCATGCAGGTTTTACATCTGTTATGATTGATGCATCTCATCACCCATTCGAAGAAAATATCGAAACAACTACAAAGGTTGTAGAGCTTGCGCATTTCCACGGAGTATCAGTTGAAGCTGAACTTGGTGTGGTAGGTGGACAAGAAGATGACGTTGTAGCTGACGGTGTCATCTATGCTGATCCAAAAGAGTGTGAAGAGTTAGTTACTCGTACAGGAATTGACTGCCTAGCACCAGCACTTGGCTCTGTTCATGGTCCTTACAAGGGAGAACCAAATCTTGGTTTTAAGGAAATGGAAGAGATCGGAAAGGCAACAGGTGTACCTTTAGTTCTTCATGGTGGCACAGGTATCCCAACAAAGGATATTCAAAAAGCGATTTCCTTTGGAACAGCTAAAATCAATGTGAATACTGAAAACCAAATTGCTTCTGCTGCAAAAGTACGTGAAGTGCTAGCAGCTAAGCCAAACGAATACGATCCACGTAAATACCTAGGTCCTGCTCGTGATACAATCAAAGAAACGGTACAAGGTAAAATGCGTGAATTTGGTTCATCTAACAGAGCATAA